One segment of Myotis daubentonii chromosome 11, mMyoDau2.1, whole genome shotgun sequence DNA contains the following:
- the TLR4 gene encoding toll-like receptor 4, translating into MWPTRLAGALLPAMAFLSCLRPESWDPCVQVVPNVTYQCMELNLYKIPDNIPTSIKNLDLSFNPLRHLGSHSFSNFSELQVLDLSRCEIQKIEDDAYQGLKHLSILILTGNPIQSLAPGAFSGLPSLQTLVAVETNLASLEDFPIRHLKTLKELNVAHNLIDSFKLPDYFSNLPNLEHLDLSNNKIRNIYHEDLQVLHQMPSFKLSLDLSLNPLDFIQPGAFEKIKLHELTLRSNFDSAEVMKMCIQGLAGLKINRLILGEFKNERTLVNFNKSALEGLCNLTIEEFRIAHFDEFPGDDLGFLNCLEDASTISLVSLYLGEPKIFLKGFKWQYLNLSKCTFEHFPTLELTFLKQFVFTANKGITTFTEVNLPNLEFLDLSRNGMSFKSCCSRRDFGTTRLKHLDLSFNNIIIMTSNFLDLEQLEHLDFQHSTLKQASDFSVFLSLKNLLYLDISYTNTKIVFLGIFDGLISLQVLKMAGNSFQDALLPNIFRDLTQLTVLDLSQCQLERVSQEAFGSLLRLQVLNMSHNHLLSLDMLPYKNLSLQVLDCSFNRIVAANGQELQHFPSNMTSLNLTQNNFACACEHMRFLQWVQDHRRILVGAEHMMCEKPLAMQGVPVLSFRNATCQMSKTIISVSVLSVLVVSVAAVLVYKFYFHLMLLAGCKKYGKGESTYDAFVIYSSHDEDWVRNELVKNLEEGVPPFQLCLHYRDFIPGVAIAANIIQEGFHKSRKVIVVVSQHFIQSRWCLFEYEIAQTWQFLSSHAGIIFIVLQKVEKSLLRQQVELYRLLSRNTYLEWEDSVLGRHIFWRRLRKALLDGKPWSPEGTEDAESSQDEATTST; encoded by the exons ATGTGGCCCACCCGCCTGGCTGGGGCGCTGCTCCCAGCCATGGCCTTCCTCTCCTGCCTGAGACCCGAGAGCTGGGACCCTTGCGTGCAG GTGGTTCCTAACGTTACTTACCAGTGCATGGAGCTGAATCTCTACAAAATCCCTGATAACATCCCTACATCAATCAAGAACCTGGACTTGAGCTTTAACCCCCTGAGGCATTTAGGCAGCCACAGCTTCTCCAACTTCTCAGAACTGCAGGTGCTGGATTTATCCAG GTGTGAAATTCAGAAGATTGAAGATGATGCATATCAAGGCCTAAAGCATCTCTCCATCTTGATATTGACAGGAAACCCTATCCAGAGTTTAGCCCCTGGAGCCTTTTCTGGACTGCCAAGTTTACAGACACTGGTGGCTGTGGAGACAAACCTAGCATCGCTAGAGGACTTCCCCATCAGACATCTGAAAACCTTGAAGGAGCTTAATGTGGCTCACAATCTAATTGATTCCTTCAAGTTACCAGACTATTTTTCTAACCTGCCTAACCTGGAGCACTTGGATCTTTCCAATAACAAGATCCGCAATATTTACCATGAAGACTTGCAGGTTTTACATCAAATGCCCTCATTCAAACTCTCCTTAGACCTGTCCCTCAATCCTTTAGACTTTATTCAACCAGGTGCCTTTGAAAAAATTAAGCTCCATGAACTGACTTtgagaagtaattttgatagtgCAGAGGTCATGAAAATGTGTATTCAAGGTCTGGCTGGTTTAAAGATCAATCGGTTGATTCTGggagaatttaaaaatgaaagaacctTAGTAAACTTCAACAAATCTGCCCTGGAGGGTCTGTGCAATTTGACCATTGAAGAATTCCGGATAGCACACTTCGATGAGTTTCCAGGGGATGATCTTGGCTTTTTAAATTGTTTGGAAGATGCTTCTACAATATCTCTTGTGAGTCTATATTTAGGCGAACCAAAAATCTTTCTAAAAGGTTTCAAATGGCAATACTTAAATTTGTCTAAATGTACATTTGAACATTTTCCTACATTGGAGCTTACCTTTCTCAAGCAGTTTGTTTTCACTGCCAACAAAGGTATTACCACTTTTACTGAAGTTAATCTACCAAACCTTGAGTTTCTAGATCTCAGTAGAAATGGCATGAGTTTCAAGTCTTGCTGCTCTCGCCGTGATTTTGGGACAACCCGACTGAAACACTTAGATCTGAGCTTCAATAATATTATTATCATGACTTCAAACTTCTTGGACTTAGAGCAACTAGAACATCTGGATTTCCAGCATTCCACTCTGAAACAGGCCAGTGATTTTTCAGTATTCCTCTCACTCAAAAATCTCCTTTACCTTGATATTTCTTACACTAACACCAAGATTGTCTTCCTGGGCATCTTTGATGGCTTGATCAGCCTCCAAGTCTTGAAAATGGCTGGCAATTCTTTTCAGGATGCACTCCTCCCAAATATCTTCAGAGACCTGACTCAGTTGACTGTCCTGGACCTCTCTCAGTGTCAACTGGAACGGGTGTCCCAGGAGGCATTTGGCTCACTCCTTAGACTCCAGGTGCTAAATATGAGTCACAACCACCTCTTATCCTTGGATATGCTTCCTtataaaaatctctctctccaGGTTCTAGACTGCAGTTTTAACCGTATAGTGGCCGCCAATGGGCAGGAACTACAACATTTTCCAAGCAATATGACTTCCTTAAATCTGACCCAGAATAACTTTGCTTGTGCTTGTGAACACATGCGTTTCCTGCAGTGGGTCCAAGATCACAGGCGCATCTTGGTGGGAGCTGAACACATGATGTGTGAGAAACCTTTAGCTATGCAGGGTGTGCCTGTGCTCAGTTTTAGAAATGCCACCTGCCAGATGAGCAAAACTATCATTAGTGTGTCAGTTCTCTCAGTACTCGTGGTCTCTGTAGCCGCAGTTCTGGTCTACAAGTTCTATTTCCACCTGATGCTTCTGGCTGGCTGCAAAAAATATGGCAAAGGGGAAAGCACCTACGATGCCTTTGTCATCTACTCCAGCCATGATGAGGACTGGGTGAGGAATGAGTTGGTGAAGAACTTGGAGGAGGGGGTACCCCCCTTTCAGCTCTGCCTTCACTACAGAGACTTTATCCCTGGCGTGGCCATTGCTGCCAACATCATCCAGGAAGGTTTCCACAAGAGCCGGAAGGTCATTGTGGTGGTGTCCCAGCACTTTATCCAGAGCCGATGGTGCCTCTTTGAGTACGAGATCGCCCAGACCTGGCAGTTCCTGAGCAGTCACGCGGGCATCATCTTCATCGTCCTGCAGAAGGTGGAGAAGTCCCTGCTCAGGCAGCAGGTGGAACTGTATCGCCTTCTCAGCAGGAACACTTACCTAGAGTGGGAGGACAGTGTCCTGGGCCGGCACATCTTCTGGCGACGACTGAGAAAAGCCTTGCTGGATGGTAAGCCATGGAGTCCAGAAGGAACAGAGGatgcagaaagcagccaggaTGAAGCAACGACCTCCACCTGA